In bacterium, one genomic interval encodes:
- a CDS encoding S8 family peptidase, with translation MANSGKGYIPGRFIVKFNSDIAAGQVRQALSATMSMEPLYPTPMRAAATAGNEWGRYFIVTADSGATVEAIRTEIGDGLIAYVEQDQYLEFSDWPTDPLLSNQWYLVNEGQEYFGIARIDGYFNDQLVMKSGDPDADIKIRAIYENPPSDTHDVVVGVIDTGTDPLHPELAGRLWQNPGEIAGNGADDDHNGFVDDTIGWDMSGDTSRFIDIVGDNDITDIHGHGTHIAGIVASNADGVGIVGVAPWSKVMTVKIRPNAFLSIGTAGLLYAINNGANVVNISWGTPFQALVLEDALRYARQSDVFVAIAAGNSGDSTRANPAAIDSAFAVGAGNSRGYMTWFSTWGPFVDIVAPGEDILSLRATGTDMYGSEAGEPGVRIIGPDSLYYLSDGTSMAAPVAAGAAALLKSIRPDLAVGQIEDLLRLGADDLTDPLERGDTLIGPDSVCGYGYLNIAQSLALVTHGSITFSSPLQMQRYFGAVEIRALPLAGYSGNWTLEYSYGLLSENWQTLASGSSPMSDSVLFLFDEPSMNGWINLRLSDDFGHQSIRRFLYVNEDSLTLLSPRMGDTLRYSIAVRGSVYGPTFDSLRVSYRSTGSEQLLFHGSQEYFDSVITNWNASGLKSGNYTLYFRGYFEDSTRVDSARIYVASSFAAGWPQAQPSRGAASVVIADLEHDGVNELIATSAYGLFVFEANGVLKPGFPVLTDKDMRCMPAVYDVDQDGVDEIITLNPEGVHVFNPDGSYASGWPRLMETGVSTLFGAPTPSVVNLMEGQPPVIMFVDGLGEVKAYRLNGEPYFFSLGGIFTTFPPHPTPVYFFAGNSVSTADLDGDGTIEVIVNYCGLDPWAGVAIYEGRTGRPAFRQTSALSVFGMLTYGMVLSDLTGDSLPEVIVVGQNETFQRTIWVKTRSATCGLKDLPGFPIVMPEYNGWIGNYPTVADLDLDGIPEIICTFYEFDICALVIFKANGQPYVTVEGHPEGEAFRGAATLSNPIAANLVGDEHPEIVARGGYILPGTGNETIYLFDFTGALVPGYPIVTPANKRVVISDNFSPLIDDIDSDGLVELAMAGDGSEIYVWDYEASAESGDNQSRLFRDSRNRNIFPGASVATDVEEEEPNLPAAWRLDQNYPNPFNPTTTISFDIPRQSRVRLTVYNLLGQEVRVLADRVMAPGRQEIEFDGSSLATGLYLYRLEGDGFVATRKMVLLK, from the coding sequence CTCCGATGCGCGCGGCCGCAACGGCGGGAAACGAATGGGGAAGGTACTTCATTGTGACTGCTGACAGCGGAGCGACTGTAGAGGCGATCCGCACCGAGATCGGCGATGGTTTGATCGCGTACGTGGAGCAGGATCAGTACCTTGAATTCTCCGACTGGCCGACCGATCCCCTCCTGTCGAATCAGTGGTACCTGGTAAATGAAGGTCAGGAGTACTTCGGTATCGCGAGAATTGACGGATACTTCAATGACCAGTTGGTTATGAAATCCGGGGACCCAGACGCTGATATCAAAATCAGAGCGATCTATGAGAATCCGCCGTCAGACACACACGATGTGGTGGTTGGCGTGATCGACACCGGCACCGATCCGTTGCATCCGGAGCTGGCTGGGCGGCTCTGGCAGAATCCGGGTGAGATCGCTGGAAATGGCGCTGACGACGATCATAACGGATTCGTGGATGATACGATCGGGTGGGATATGTCGGGGGATACATCGCGATTTATCGACATCGTCGGAGATAACGACATCACGGATATTCATGGCCATGGGACTCATATTGCAGGGATAGTGGCGTCGAATGCGGATGGGGTTGGAATAGTTGGCGTTGCTCCCTGGTCAAAGGTCATGACAGTTAAGATCCGGCCAAACGCGTTTTTGTCGATCGGAACCGCCGGTCTGCTGTATGCGATCAACAACGGGGCAAATGTCGTGAATATCAGTTGGGGGACACCCTTCCAGGCACTGGTTCTGGAGGATGCGTTGCGATATGCCCGACAGAGCGACGTGTTTGTGGCGATAGCGGCCGGAAACAGCGGCGATAGTACGCGGGCCAATCCGGCGGCAATAGATTCGGCGTTTGCCGTCGGCGCGGGGAATTCTCGCGGATATATGACCTGGTTCTCGACTTGGGGACCATTCGTGGATATTGTCGCTCCCGGAGAGGATATCCTCTCACTTAGAGCGACCGGAACAGATATGTATGGTTCGGAGGCGGGTGAACCGGGAGTCAGAATAATTGGGCCGGACTCGCTGTACTACCTGTCAGATGGTACCTCGATGGCCGCGCCGGTGGCGGCTGGGGCTGCGGCGCTCTTGAAATCGATCAGGCCCGACCTGGCAGTTGGTCAGATAGAAGATCTACTGCGCCTTGGGGCCGATGACTTAACCGATCCTCTCGAACGCGGCGATACGCTGATCGGACCGGACTCAGTCTGCGGTTATGGTTACCTGAACATTGCGCAGTCGCTGGCACTGGTGACACATGGATCAATCACCTTTAGCTCTCCCCTTCAGATGCAGCGATACTTCGGCGCCGTCGAGATCCGGGCGTTACCGCTCGCAGGGTACAGCGGGAACTGGACATTGGAGTACAGCTACGGGCTTCTCTCAGAAAACTGGCAGACGCTGGCAAGCGGCAGTAGCCCGATGTCAGACAGCGTGCTTTTTCTCTTCGATGAACCATCAATGAACGGCTGGATAAATCTTCGCTTGAGTGACGACTTCGGTCACCAGTCGATCAGGCGATTTTTGTATGTCAACGAGGATTCGTTGACGCTGCTGTCCCCTCGCATGGGTGACACTCTTCGCTATTCGATAGCAGTTCGCGGCAGTGTGTATGGTCCGACTTTCGACTCATTGCGGGTTAGTTATCGGTCAACTGGTTCGGAACAACTGCTCTTTCATGGAAGCCAGGAATACTTCGATTCAGTGATCACCAACTGGAATGCATCGGGACTTAAGAGCGGCAATTACACGCTCTACTTTCGAGGGTATTTTGAGGACTCGACTCGAGTTGATTCCGCCCGCATTTATGTAGCATCCTCGTTTGCCGCGGGATGGCCGCAAGCTCAGCCATCGCGCGGGGCGGCCTCAGTGGTGATCGCGGACCTGGAACATGACGGCGTAAACGAACTGATCGCCACCAGTGCTTATGGGTTGTTCGTTTTTGAAGCGAATGGAGTGCTCAAACCTGGTTTCCCGGTGCTCACCGACAAAGATATGCGCTGCATGCCTGCGGTATATGATGTCGATCAGGATGGCGTGGATGAGATCATCACGCTGAATCCGGAAGGGGTGCATGTTTTCAATCCGGACGGAAGTTATGCGAGTGGTTGGCCGCGCCTGATGGAGACCGGAGTCTCAACACTGTTTGGCGCACCAACACCATCGGTGGTGAACCTGATGGAAGGGCAGCCGCCGGTTATCATGTTTGTGGATGGGCTCGGTGAGGTCAAGGCGTATCGACTGAATGGTGAGCCATACTTCTTCTCGCTCGGTGGAATATTTACGACCTTTCCACCACATCCGACTCCAGTCTATTTCTTTGCCGGAAACTCTGTCTCGACAGCAGACCTGGATGGGGATGGGACAATCGAAGTAATCGTCAATTACTGTGGACTTGATCCCTGGGCAGGTGTGGCAATTTATGAAGGGCGGACCGGTCGGCCTGCGTTTCGACAAACCTCCGCTTTATCAGTATTTGGGATGCTTACATATGGAATGGTTTTATCCGACCTGACTGGCGATAGTCTGCCGGAAGTGATCGTGGTCGGCCAGAATGAGACGTTTCAGCGAACGATCTGGGTGAAAACACGTTCCGCGACGTGTGGCCTGAAGGATCTTCCCGGCTTCCCGATCGTGATGCCGGAGTACAATGGTTGGATCGGGAATTATCCGACGGTGGCGGATCTCGATCTGGACGGCATCCCGGAGATCATCTGCACCTTTTATGAGTTTGATATTTGTGCATTGGTGATCTTTAAGGCCAACGGGCAGCCCTATGTGACGGTGGAGGGTCATCCGGAGGGTGAGGCGTTCCGTGGGGCGGCGACGCTGAGTAATCCGATCGCGGCAAATCTTGTGGGAGATGAACATCCTGAAATTGTTGCTCGAGGTGGGTATATACTCCCCGGCACCGGGAATGAGACTATCTATCTCTTTGATTTCACAGGAGCATTGGTGCCGGGATATCCGATCGTTACACCGGCCAACAAGCGGGTGGTGATCTCCGATAACTTCTCCCCCCTCATTGATGATATTGATTCTGATGGACTGGTGGAGTTGGCAATGGCCGGAGACGGATCAGAGATATATGTATGGGATTACGAAGCATCGGCAGAAAGTGGCGACAATCAGAGCCGGCTTTTCCGGGATAGCCGCAATCGCAATATCTTCCCCGGCGCAAGTGTCGCGACAGATGTTGAAGAGGAAGAACCAAATCTCCCCGCGGCCTGGCGATTGGATCAAAACTACCCCAATCCGTTCAATCCGACCACGACAATTTCCTTTGACATACCTCGTCAATCACGAGTGCGGCTGACTGTCTACAATCTGCTTGGACAGGAAGTGCGAGTATTGGCGGATCGCGTCATGGCACCTGGGCGGCAGGAGATCGAGTTTGACGGATCATCGCTGGCAACCGGGCTTTATCTGTATCGACTCGAAGGTGACGGATTTGTGGCGACCCGAAAGATGGTGCTACTCAAATGA
- a CDS encoding T9SS type A sorting domain-containing protein — protein MKRLIAALWLICVAAAYGEIPDSPDYSLRWSGYTGVSVIDSYLVCATHSGLVVLERKAGPTLAYEMVNNLPLTTSLVSQKLSYPWLLVHTGADQICLVDVSDLPNIAVVATYDIAFPFEDYELRDSSLYVSMGFDGLLRYRLHGMTDAEYLDSSIVGINYTQLERKGDTLYALDTYNGVLRYLLSDTAAPAFLDYLYVPFQVHSFTIEDSTIVLLTHNSRFLVANAAVTPPVIVDSFQTITQPTCLFALGNLVIMFDTLVETIEVIDRSTGRDIFVTVDDLPANPGIGEAYTAETLDYLIYPSTMGNLLAIDLQSLYFGPIAPLQLVEQRGALAGLALHNDKLFYGGPFNPLEMQQLATDGEPLNRTTLYSGLTDVSGMEQQGDSLLVLYPQIRRSLTLEVQADTNIFRGTLFVDTSRYHMLRLNPNKIDSMRSYFLIGDTRVDIYTISDSGEISLINYINTVGKITDVELVDSLIAVTSTKFVRFYRLYNNFAVEYRSQFKTELEITETRAHMHRLMVFEGGNLQMVNVSSPTNPVIDTTIRLDRRVYATDTDNAMMYASTNRDIAVFDISSPTPRLLDAGGIGGYFITAENGIAAVSDSFSIMLYDLRSIQTDVEEEQSTVPRQFALAQNYPNPFNPTTTISYTLPRRANVILEVFNLLGQRVATLVNGEQSAGDHRVEFDASGGTSGRLASGLYFYRLEAGEIRETRKMLLVK, from the coding sequence ATGAAGCGACTGATAGCAGCTCTTTGGCTGATCTGCGTGGCGGCGGCTTATGGTGAGATCCCGGATAGTCCGGACTATTCCCTACGTTGGTCCGGCTATACGGGTGTTTCGGTCATCGATAGCTACCTGGTCTGTGCGACCCACTCCGGGCTGGTCGTACTGGAACGGAAAGCAGGACCGACGCTGGCATATGAGATGGTCAATAACTTGCCGCTGACCACATCGTTGGTTTCGCAGAAGCTGAGTTATCCCTGGCTGTTGGTGCACACAGGTGCGGACCAGATCTGCCTGGTGGATGTTTCGGATCTCCCCAATATAGCAGTGGTGGCGACGTATGATATTGCGTTTCCATTCGAGGATTATGAACTTCGGGACAGCAGTCTATATGTGTCGATGGGGTTCGACGGTTTGTTGCGATATCGTTTGCATGGGATGACGGATGCGGAATATTTGGATTCCAGCATTGTCGGCATCAATTATACGCAGTTGGAGCGCAAGGGGGATACACTGTACGCACTGGACACCTACAACGGTGTCCTTCGGTATCTTCTGTCCGATACGGCTGCGCCAGCGTTTCTCGACTATCTCTATGTACCGTTTCAGGTGCATTCTTTTACCATTGAAGACAGCACGATCGTGCTGCTGACTCACAATAGCAGATTCCTGGTGGCCAATGCGGCAGTCACTCCACCAGTGATTGTCGACTCATTCCAGACAATCACGCAGCCGACCTGTCTGTTTGCGCTGGGAAATCTGGTGATCATGTTCGACACACTCGTAGAGACGATAGAGGTGATCGACCGAAGCACCGGGCGGGATATATTCGTTACGGTGGATGACTTGCCTGCCAATCCGGGGATCGGCGAGGCCTACACCGCAGAGACATTGGATTACCTGATCTACCCATCGACCATGGGCAATTTGCTGGCTATCGACTTGCAGTCATTATATTTCGGGCCAATCGCCCCTCTTCAGCTCGTCGAGCAGCGCGGTGCTTTGGCTGGCCTGGCGTTGCACAATGACAAGCTATTTTACGGTGGGCCGTTCAATCCACTGGAGATGCAGCAACTGGCGACCGATGGCGAACCGTTGAACAGGACCACCCTGTACAGCGGACTGACGGATGTCTCCGGCATGGAGCAACAGGGAGATTCGCTGTTGGTCCTATACCCACAGATCCGCAGGTCACTGACACTGGAGGTCCAGGCGGATACGAATATCTTCCGAGGGACGCTTTTTGTAGATACATCGCGATATCACATGTTGCGTCTGAACCCGAACAAGATCGATTCCATGCGGTCGTATTTCCTCATTGGTGATACTCGGGTGGATATCTACACCATCAGTGATTCGGGCGAGATCTCGCTGATCAACTACATCAACACGGTCGGAAAGATCACCGATGTTGAACTGGTTGACTCGCTGATCGCGGTGACCTCGACAAAGTTTGTCCGCTTCTATCGCTTGTACAACAACTTTGCGGTTGAATATCGGAGTCAGTTCAAGACGGAGTTGGAGATCACAGAGACGCGGGCGCATATGCATCGGCTGATGGTCTTTGAAGGGGGAAATCTGCAGATGGTGAATGTTTCATCGCCGACCAATCCGGTGATCGATACAACCATCCGACTGGACCGCCGGGTCTACGCGACCGACACGGACAACGCGATGATGTATGCCTCGACCAATCGAGATATTGCGGTATTTGACATCTCCTCCCCCACTCCCCGCCTGCTGGATGCCGGTGGCATCGGCGGGTATTTCATAACGGCAGAGAACGGTATCGCGGCAGTTTCGGACAGCTTTTCGATCATGCTCTATGACCTTCGGTCGATCCAGACAGATGTTGAGGAAGAGCAGTCGACGGTGCCAAGACAGTTTGCGCTGGCACAGAATTATCCGAATCCATTCAACCCGACTACGACGATCAGTTACACGTTGCCTCGCAGAGCAAACGTTATTCTTGAGGTATTCAATCTGCTCGGGCAGCGGGTCGCGACACTGGTCAACGGTGAGCAGTCTGCGGGGGATCACCGAGTTGAATTCGATGCATCCGGCGGGACAAGCGGGCGATTGGCCAGCGGACTCTACTTCTATCGTTTAGAGGCTGGGGAGATCCGTGAGACTCGTAAGATGCTGTTGGTGAAGTGA
- a CDS encoding T9SS type A sorting domain-containing protein, producing the protein MYLRIAVSFLPAFLAIWLCGVAESTLAATWRVNSSQDAHDLIAGDGICGDPSSPDSTCTLRAALEESNSTLQADTIVVPFGYSPIRLRLDELVIGDRETLLRSEDGSTVIDGANQPLGSDLLIIRSRKNQVAGLTFRRARGNGIVIESDSNLIGGTGASDGNTVVGAGIDDRDAFGILISGAYNRASGNYVGMMPTGGVVIGNAHGIGVVGNAHHNLIGGSSPAERNIITGNSGNGISLLGGAHQNQVIGNFVGPDQSGITGPGNGGHGLYIGAGSSDNFIGGIGITNRNYLCGNLGDGVKIEGPDSEGNIVLGNSIGMDITGYVAMGNRGHGVSLTNGARRNQIGLTDSGSTNIISGNLGHGISITGAGSDENSIRGNLIGFDSSGFGPVGNGEYFGAGVYLGEGVARTVIGGALESERNYFAYNLLGGIYLDGSDDNVIQGNYVGVSLFNLSAGYNGNGIVLRNGASNNLIGGSSAGEGNTLSGNLMDEFPFGAGILMADPGTDRNRVFGNVIGLDATGSRRIPNASAGVVICEGASYNQIGGANAGEGNIISGNGYATNLVSIGRGVHLYGDGTAHNVISGNLIGLAGDSLSVTPNLGNGVGLYFGARDNVIGGTTESAGNLIAGNRSHGIYLQSGDTRRNLIRFNRIMGNDSLGIAIRQLAQDEIEPPLLVSYVAGEVTGMALPFATVDIYLAEDDASGAGEGSVWLASGAADANGEFAIAIDAQPADALVTAICTDLSGNSSAFSSNLSLDLITDVGEPEQLRPVRFALAQNYPNPFNPSTSITFTLPFPSRVRLSVYNILGEKVTDLLVATLPAGEHSRIWDGADQAGSPVASGVYWYRLEAGSFTATRKMLLLK; encoded by the coding sequence ATGTATCTCCGCATAGCTGTCTCGTTTCTTCCGGCATTTTTGGCAATCTGGCTGTGCGGCGTGGCAGAAAGTACCCTTGCCGCAACCTGGCGTGTCAATAGTTCTCAAGACGCGCATGACCTGATTGCGGGAGACGGCATCTGCGGGGACCCTTCTTCCCCCGATTCAACCTGCACTCTTCGTGCGGCACTCGAAGAATCCAACAGCACTCTACAGGCTGATACCATTGTGGTGCCATTCGGTTATTCGCCGATTCGATTGCGATTGGATGAGTTAGTGATCGGTGATCGAGAGACACTACTCCGATCGGAGGATGGTTCGACGGTAATCGATGGAGCGAATCAGCCGCTCGGTTCGGATCTGCTGATCATCCGGTCACGAAAGAACCAGGTCGCAGGATTGACTTTCCGTCGAGCGCGCGGCAACGGTATCGTGATCGAGAGTGACAGCAACCTGATCGGCGGGACGGGCGCATCAGACGGGAATACGGTCGTGGGAGCGGGGATTGACGATCGGGACGCGTTTGGCATTCTGATAAGCGGCGCGTATAACCGCGCTAGTGGCAATTATGTCGGGATGATGCCAACCGGCGGAGTGGTCATTGGGAATGCGCATGGGATCGGAGTGGTCGGCAATGCGCATCACAATCTGATCGGTGGAAGCAGTCCGGCGGAAAGAAATATCATCACCGGCAATAGCGGTAATGGGATCTCTCTTTTGGGTGGGGCGCATCAGAATCAGGTGATCGGTAATTTTGTCGGGCCCGACCAATCCGGGATCACTGGCCCCGGGAATGGCGGTCACGGTTTGTATATCGGAGCAGGATCATCAGACAATTTCATCGGTGGGATCGGAATCACAAATCGGAATTATCTCTGTGGGAATCTTGGTGACGGGGTAAAGATCGAAGGACCAGATAGTGAAGGAAATATCGTGCTGGGGAATTCGATCGGCATGGATATCACCGGATATGTGGCGATGGGGAATCGCGGACATGGCGTATCACTGACAAATGGCGCGCGGCGGAACCAGATCGGTTTGACGGACTCGGGTTCGACAAATATCATCTCAGGGAATCTCGGACATGGGATATCCATAACCGGAGCGGGATCGGATGAAAACAGTATTCGCGGCAATTTGATCGGTTTTGATTCATCTGGATTCGGGCCGGTCGGTAATGGCGAGTATTTTGGCGCCGGGGTATATCTTGGTGAAGGAGTGGCTCGAACTGTGATCGGCGGAGCGCTGGAATCGGAGCGGAATTACTTCGCCTATAATTTGTTGGGGGGGATCTACCTCGATGGTTCGGATGACAATGTGATCCAGGGGAATTATGTCGGGGTCAGCCTGTTCAACTTGAGTGCGGGATACAACGGGAACGGGATTGTCCTTCGAAATGGAGCCTCAAATAATCTGATCGGGGGAAGTTCGGCAGGTGAAGGAAATACGCTCTCCGGGAATCTAATGGACGAGTTTCCGTTTGGTGCGGGGATACTCATGGCCGATCCCGGCACAGACCGGAATCGGGTGTTCGGGAATGTTATCGGACTGGATGCGACCGGTTCGCGGCGAATCCCCAATGCATCGGCAGGCGTGGTTATTTGCGAAGGAGCCAGTTATAACCAGATTGGCGGGGCGAATGCCGGTGAAGGAAATATCATTTCAGGGAACGGGTATGCGACGAATCTGGTGTCGATCGGTCGCGGAGTGCACCTGTATGGCGATGGTACGGCGCACAATGTTATCAGTGGGAATCTGATCGGACTGGCCGGTGATAGTCTCTCAGTGACACCGAATCTGGGGAATGGAGTCGGCCTGTATTTCGGCGCCCGCGACAATGTCATCGGCGGGACAACCGAAAGTGCGGGAAATCTCATTGCGGGGAATCGGTCACACGGAATCTATCTGCAGTCGGGTGATACCAGGCGAAATCTGATACGGTTTAACCGGATCATGGGGAATGATAGTCTGGGAATAGCCATCCGACAGTTGGCACAGGATGAGATTGAGCCTCCTCTGCTCGTCTCCTATGTAGCGGGCGAGGTCACGGGTATGGCTCTCCCCTTTGCGACTGTTGATATCTATCTGGCGGAGGATGATGCCTCAGGAGCGGGCGAAGGCTCAGTCTGGTTGGCAAGTGGCGCAGCCGATGCAAACGGCGAGTTTGCGATTGCGATCGACGCCCAGCCGGCGGACGCCCTGGTGACAGCAATCTGCACGGATCTGTCGGGGAACAGCTCGGCGTTTTCCAGTAATCTGTCACTTGACCTGATCACCGACGTAGGCGAGCCGGAGCAGTTGCGTCCGGTCAGATTTGCACTGGCCCAGAATTACCCAAATCCGTTTAACCCGAGCACATCAATCACATTCACTTTGCCGTTTCCATCTCGGGTGCGGCTGTCGGTCTATAATATCCTTGGGGAGAAAGTAACAGACTTACTTGTGGCGACGTTGCCTGCCGGTGAGCATAGCCGTATCTGGGACGGGGCCGACCAAGCGGGCAGTCCGGTGGCCAGCGGGGTTTACTGGTACCGGCTCGAGGCAGGCTCGTTCACCGCGACCCGCAAAATGCTCTTGCTTAAGTAG
- a CDS encoding EVE domain-containing protein produces MAKQYWLFKTEPDCFSIDDLHRSPEQTTSWSGVRNYQSRNTLRDLVKVGDEVLFHHSSTDPVGIAGTCIVTRSGYPDPTQFEPNGQYFDPKANSDKPIWFTVDVTFNSKLATILTLAELRATPGLEKMMVCQRGARLSIQPVTAGEWKIIEMLMKRRVAST; encoded by the coding sequence ATGGCAAAGCAGTATTGGCTTTTCAAAACCGAACCGGATTGTTTTTCGATTGATGACCTGCATCGTTCGCCTGAACAGACCACTTCATGGTCTGGCGTACGCAATTACCAGTCTCGTAATACATTACGTGATTTAGTTAAAGTTGGGGACGAAGTCCTGTTCCACCATAGCTCCACTGATCCCGTCGGCATAGCGGGGACCTGCATTGTCACTCGGTCCGGCTACCCCGATCCAACCCAATTCGAACCGAATGGCCAATACTTCGATCCCAAAGCCAACTCCGATAAACCGATCTGGTTTACCGTCGATGTTACCTTCAATTCAAAGCTTGCCACTATCCTCACGCTTGCAGAATTGCGGGCAACTCCGGGTTTGGAGAAGATGATGGTCTGTCAGCGCGGCGCAAGGCTCTCAATTCAGCCGGTTACCGCAGGCGAGTGGAAGATTATCGAAATGTTGATGAAGCGGCGTGTTGCGTCTACTTAA